Proteins encoded in a region of the Psychromicrobium lacuslunae genome:
- a CDS encoding ABC transporter permease — MSTVTPSRETAAQSGPRLRNWKTPIALGVLALAAIIAFAIFGANGSATFRLSQDQDVVQLAPVAVSAKVFGWIFALICAACAVMSYFQVKAVGNTRRWVTAIFAVSFVLGFMVWIVGGTQSQTVSLVGMLTGSMLIVVPIVFGSLSGVLSERAGVVNIAIEGQLLAGAFTAALVGTMTGNPFVALIAAALAGVVVSLILAVFSIKYVVNQIIVGVVLNVLVSGLTGFLFDKLMKDSGAQQYNQPPHLSPIGIPLLKDIPVIGPMFFDQSILGYIMLVLVFGIWFALFKTKWGLRVRAVGEHPQAADTVGIKVNKVRFWNVTLGGVVAGIGGSYFTLVAVSSFSKEMSGGLGFIALAAVIFGRWNPIGAFLAALLFGVAGNLQNILSIAVTPVDGAFLAMLPYALTILAVAGLVGKSRAPAADGEPYVKG; from the coding sequence ATGAGCACAGTAACTCCTTCTCGCGAGACAGCGGCGCAGAGCGGCCCACGGCTGCGCAACTGGAAGACCCCGATTGCCTTAGGCGTCTTGGCGCTCGCTGCCATCATCGCCTTCGCCATCTTCGGCGCTAATGGCAGCGCAACCTTCCGTCTCTCCCAAGACCAGGACGTCGTGCAGTTGGCTCCGGTAGCTGTCAGTGCGAAAGTTTTCGGCTGGATCTTCGCGCTGATTTGCGCGGCCTGTGCGGTGATGAGCTATTTCCAAGTCAAAGCGGTGGGTAACACTCGGCGCTGGGTGACCGCCATCTTCGCGGTTTCTTTCGTGCTCGGCTTTATGGTTTGGATCGTCGGCGGCACTCAATCACAAACGGTGAGCCTGGTCGGCATGCTGACTGGTTCAATGCTGATCGTGGTGCCGATCGTCTTCGGCTCACTCTCTGGCGTGCTCAGCGAACGAGCTGGCGTGGTCAATATCGCGATTGAAGGTCAGCTATTGGCTGGTGCTTTTACCGCGGCCTTGGTCGGCACGATGACCGGGAATCCCTTTGTCGCGCTGATCGCGGCGGCGCTCGCTGGCGTCGTAGTTTCGCTGATCCTGGCAGTTTTCAGTATTAAGTACGTGGTGAACCAGATTATTGTCGGTGTGGTGCTCAATGTGCTGGTCTCCGGTTTGACCGGCTTCCTCTTCGATAAATTGATGAAGGATTCGGGCGCTCAGCAGTACAACCAGCCGCCGCACCTTTCGCCGATCGGCATTCCGCTGCTGAAGGACATTCCGGTGATTGGGCCGATGTTCTTTGATCAGTCGATTCTCGGCTACATCATGTTGGTGTTGGTTTTCGGGATTTGGTTCGCACTGTTCAAGACCAAGTGGGGGCTGCGCGTCCGGGCAGTCGGGGAGCACCCGCAAGCTGCTGACACAGTGGGTATCAAGGTCAACAAAGTACGGTTCTGGAATGTCACCTTGGGCGGCGTGGTCGCCGGTATTGGTGGTTCCTACTTCACCCTGGTGGCGGTCAGCTCCTTCAGTAAGGAAATGTCGGGTGGTTTGGGCTTTATCGCCTTGGCCGCGGTGATCTTCGGTCGCTGGAACCCGATTGGTGCCTTCTTGGCGGCTTTGTTGTTTGGCGTTGCGGGCAACTTGCAGAACATTCTGTCGATTGCTGTCACCCCGGTGGATGGCGCCTTCCTGGCCATGCTGCCTTACGCCTTGACGATTCTCGCGGTGGCCGGCCTGGTCGGCAAATCACGTGCTCCAGCGGCCGATGGCGAGCCTTATGTCAAGGGCTGA
- a CDS encoding cytidine deaminase, producing MSRADQPAAEVDWQALAVAAQAAMQHAYAPYSRFPVGAAALTEDGRMISGCNVENASYGLTLCAECTLVGALQMSGGGKLAAFYCVDGEGNILMPCGRCRQLLYEHRAAGMQLMTVSGVKTMDEVLPDAFGPENLEVEEQQK from the coding sequence ATGTCAAGGGCTGATCAGCCAGCTGCTGAGGTTGACTGGCAAGCCTTGGCGGTCGCCGCCCAGGCCGCCATGCAACACGCCTATGCGCCATACTCTCGCTTTCCGGTGGGCGCTGCGGCGCTGACCGAAGACGGCAGGATGATCAGTGGTTGCAATGTGGAGAATGCTTCCTACGGCTTGACGCTCTGCGCTGAGTGCACCCTGGTCGGCGCCTTGCAGATGAGCGGCGGCGGCAAGTTAGCTGCTTTCTACTGCGTTGATGGCGAAGGCAATATTTTGATGCCCTGCGGCCGATGCCGGCAGCTGCTCTATGAGCACCGCGCAGCCGGCATGCAGTTAATGACGGTATCGGGTGTGAAGACCATGGACGAAGTTTTGCCGGATGCCTTCGGACCGGAAAATTTAGAAGTTGAGGAGCAGCAGAAGTGA
- a CDS encoding thymidine phosphorylase: MTEQFDAVDVIRTKRDRGVLSAEQIAWTIDAYTRGVIAEEQMSALNMAILLNGMNRSEIAQWTAAMIASGERMDFSALRPVPGGPASASGSKPTADKHSTGGVGDKITLPLAPLVAVFGVAVPQLSGRGLGHTGGTLDKLEAIPGWRAALSNDEMMDQLQDVGAVICAAGSGLAPADKRLYALRDVTGTVEAIPLIASSIMSKKIAEGTGALVLDVKVGSGAFMKDVAQARELAETMVALGTDAGVKTVALLTDMNTPLGLTAGNAIEVEESVEVLAGGGPEDVVELTVRLAEEMLEAAGVRGADPAAALKDGRAMDAWNRMIEAQGGDPRATLPVAKESEVIYAPADGVLVGMDALSVGVAAWRLGAGRARKEDQVQAGAGVRLHAKPGALVRAGEPLMTLLTDTPEKFDRAKEALADAVTIAPEGSRPAQQLIIDRIA; the protein is encoded by the coding sequence GTGACTGAACAATTTGATGCGGTGGATGTGATCCGCACCAAGCGCGACCGTGGTGTGCTTTCTGCCGAGCAAATCGCCTGGACCATCGACGCTTATACCCGTGGCGTGATCGCCGAGGAACAGATGTCGGCGCTCAATATGGCAATCTTGCTGAACGGCATGAACCGTTCGGAGATCGCGCAGTGGACGGCGGCGATGATCGCCTCCGGTGAGCGAATGGACTTTTCCGCGCTGCGCCCGGTGCCGGGCGGCCCGGCGAGTGCCAGCGGCTCGAAGCCGACCGCAGATAAGCATTCCACCGGTGGTGTGGGGGACAAGATCACCCTGCCGTTGGCGCCACTAGTTGCTGTTTTTGGCGTCGCCGTACCGCAGCTTTCGGGCCGTGGACTTGGCCACACCGGTGGCACCTTGGACAAGCTCGAGGCTATCCCGGGCTGGCGGGCTGCGCTCAGCAATGACGAGATGATGGACCAGCTGCAGGATGTCGGAGCGGTCATCTGCGCGGCGGGCTCAGGCTTGGCGCCGGCGGACAAGCGACTTTACGCGCTGCGCGACGTCACCGGCACGGTGGAGGCCATCCCGCTGATCGCCTCCTCGATTATGAGCAAGAAAATTGCCGAGGGCACCGGGGCTTTGGTGCTTGACGTCAAGGTTGGTTCGGGTGCCTTCATGAAGGATGTGGCGCAGGCTCGCGAACTGGCTGAGACGATGGTTGCGCTGGGTACCGACGCCGGTGTGAAGACAGTGGCGCTGCTGACCGATATGAATACTCCGCTGGGCCTTACCGCAGGTAATGCTATTGAGGTGGAGGAATCAGTTGAGGTATTGGCTGGCGGCGGTCCGGAGGACGTCGTGGAGCTGACTGTCCGATTAGCCGAGGAAATGCTGGAAGCCGCTGGCGTGCGCGGGGCAGACCCGGCTGCGGCGCTTAAGGACGGCCGAGCGATGGACGCCTGGAACCGGATGATCGAGGCGCAGGGTGGTGACCCACGGGCTACGCTGCCGGTGGCTAAGGAGTCCGAGGTTATTTACGCGCCCGCCGATGGTGTGCTGGTTGGCATGGATGCGCTCAGCGTGGGGGTGGCCGCTTGGCGTCTTGGTGCTGGACGTGCTCGCAAGGAAGATCAGGTGCAAGCCGGGGCTGGCGTGCGTTTGCACGCCAAACCGGGGGCTCTGGTACGGGCGGGAGAGCCGTTAATGACGCTACTCACCGATACTCCGGAGAAGTTCGATCGGGCCAAGGAAGCGCTCGCGGATGCGGTCACCATTGCACCCGAGGGATCGCGCCCCGCTCAGCAGCTGATCATTGACCGGATCGCCTGA
- a CDS encoding DedA family protein yields MDLIAFFGSLNELIAHSASQWWVVPVVTLFCYIDGFFLFLPSETAIVALAAVALHTGEPNVWYLMAGGAIGAILGDNTAYWIGSKVGTAGFKWMRRPKVAKAMEWARMELDKRGAVLVLTARYIPVGRVAVNFTAGATRYPWRKFVWLDAIACVTWAAYGVAIGTFAGHWIKNNHLLGVGIAIVFAIIIGFIVDHLMKLFHRWLGNRAERRKAGLENTSSSAEADSSGTAASSTSQHTRLREPHI; encoded by the coding sequence GTGGACCTTATTGCATTCTTCGGCAGCCTCAATGAGCTGATCGCTCATTCGGCCAGCCAGTGGTGGGTCGTTCCCGTCGTGACGCTGTTCTGCTATATCGATGGCTTCTTCCTGTTTCTGCCTAGTGAAACGGCGATCGTTGCGCTGGCTGCGGTGGCTTTGCATACGGGTGAACCGAATGTCTGGTACCTGATGGCCGGCGGCGCAATTGGAGCTATCCTAGGCGACAACACGGCCTATTGGATCGGCAGTAAGGTGGGCACCGCCGGATTCAAATGGATGCGTCGGCCCAAGGTCGCCAAAGCGATGGAATGGGCACGGATGGAGCTGGATAAACGCGGTGCGGTGCTGGTGCTGACCGCCCGATACATTCCGGTTGGTCGCGTCGCGGTGAACTTTACAGCGGGGGCCACTCGGTATCCGTGGCGTAAATTCGTTTGGCTGGATGCCATTGCTTGCGTCACCTGGGCAGCTTACGGGGTGGCGATTGGTACCTTTGCCGGGCACTGGATTAAGAACAACCACCTACTCGGGGTGGGCATCGCGATTGTCTTTGCCATCATTATCGGTTTCATTGTTGATCACCTCATGAAACTCTTCCACCGCTGGTTAGGTAATCGGGCGGAACGCAGGAAAGCTGGATTGGAGAACACATCTTCGTCCGCAGAAGCAGACTCCTCCGGCACAGCGGCATCCTCAACATCGCAGCACACCAGGCTCCGCGAACCGCATATCTAA
- a CDS encoding CGNR zinc finger domain-containing protein, producing MAVDSFRFDGGKTWLDLFSTLGRRYSSEPEERLLSAEALSGWLIAMELSPREAATERDVFLARGLREALRNCTAALLNREPFAEQDDRFIREMLSYREHRTLSAALTLEHFSSPQAVFAEFAEQAIIAWQHPENLSLCAEPDCRRAFRDPSGRRRWCPTPACASRGRVRAFRQNQPQEAHHD from the coding sequence ATGGCGGTGGATTCTTTTCGCTTTGACGGCGGTAAAACCTGGCTTGACCTCTTCAGTACACTCGGTCGGCGTTATTCGAGTGAGCCCGAAGAGCGACTCCTCTCCGCTGAGGCTCTCTCCGGCTGGCTGATCGCAATGGAACTTAGCCCGCGTGAAGCGGCAACGGAGCGCGACGTATTCCTTGCTCGGGGGCTCCGCGAAGCACTTCGGAATTGCACGGCTGCGCTGTTGAATCGCGAACCGTTCGCCGAGCAGGATGATCGATTTATCCGAGAGATGCTTAGCTACCGCGAACATCGGACGCTTTCTGCCGCGCTCACGCTTGAGCACTTTTCCTCCCCTCAAGCAGTATTCGCCGAGTTCGCTGAACAAGCGATTATCGCCTGGCAGCATCCGGAAAACCTGAGCCTTTGCGCTGAACCGGATTGTCGTCGTGCTTTTAGAGATCCGAGCGGCCGGCGCCGTTGGTGCCCGACGCCGGCCTGCGCGAGCCGGGGGAGGGTGCGCGCCTTTCGTCAAAATCAACCGCAGGAGGCTCACCATGACTGA
- a CDS encoding alpha/beta fold hydrolase, translating into MTDQTISTELLEVSYQVAGPASGHPVLLVHGWPDCRRSWDALLPELHERGFRSYAMDVRGFGNTRFRHHDTKRSGQLVALGQDILDFATALGLESYAVIGHDWGARAGYIAANLDGGKKMTSLTALSVGWGTNDPEQHISLQQAQNYWYHWLMATPRGARLVEQDRESFIRYLWQSWNPGYQVPEPAVEEVIDAAQNPDWAAVTLDSYRSRWGWSVPEERYRETELAMQQNPLIAVPTLLLHGAVDPCNAPQTSAGKEALFTSAYHREVLEKVGHFPQRQVPERVLAALLPFLEETSK; encoded by the coding sequence ATGACTGATCAGACCATCTCCACCGAACTGCTCGAGGTGAGTTATCAGGTCGCTGGCCCAGCGAGTGGCCATCCGGTGCTTTTAGTACACGGTTGGCCGGACTGCCGAAGGAGCTGGGACGCGTTGCTGCCCGAATTGCACGAGCGCGGATTCCGCAGCTATGCAATGGATGTTCGAGGCTTCGGCAACACCCGATTCAGGCACCACGACACGAAACGCTCGGGACAGCTTGTCGCTCTTGGTCAAGATATTTTGGATTTCGCAACGGCTCTTGGGCTGGAAAGCTACGCAGTGATCGGTCATGACTGGGGTGCCCGGGCCGGTTATATTGCGGCCAATCTCGACGGTGGCAAGAAGATGACCTCGCTCACCGCGCTTTCGGTCGGCTGGGGGACCAACGATCCGGAGCAGCACATTTCTTTGCAGCAAGCACAAAACTACTGGTATCACTGGCTGATGGCCACCCCGCGCGGTGCCCGACTGGTGGAGCAAGACCGAGAAAGTTTCATTCGCTATCTTTGGCAGAGTTGGAACCCCGGTTACCAAGTCCCCGAACCAGCAGTTGAAGAAGTTATCGATGCCGCTCAAAATCCAGACTGGGCAGCGGTCACCCTCGACTCATACCGTTCGCGTTGGGGCTGGTCGGTACCGGAGGAACGTTACCGAGAAACTGAATTGGCGATGCAGCAGAATCCGCTGATCGCGGTACCCACCCTGCTGTTACACGGGGCCGTCGATCCCTGTAACGCCCCGCAAACTTCCGCCGGTAAAGAGGCGCTGTTTACCAGCGCTTACCACCGTGAGGTGCTGGAGAAAGTGGGGCATTTCCCACAACGCCAAGTGCCGGAGCGGGTATTGGCGGCTTTACTGCCCTTTCTCGAGGAAACCAGTAAATGA
- a CDS encoding adenosine deaminase, whose protein sequence is MTTAAEIAPDVPFDIRNLPKVSLHDHLDGGLRPATIIDLAAKVGHTLPSTDPVALAEWFRESADSGSLVRYLETFDHTIAVMQTREGLQRVAREFVEDLVADGVVYGEVRWAPEQHLSQGLSLDEAVEAVQAGIEEAVEASGYRIQIGQLITAMRHADRGQEIAELAVRHRDRGAVGFDIAGAEDGFLPSRFAEAFRYLAEQNFPTTVHAGEAAGLESIQSALVDGRALRLGHGVRIAEDIDVEFTTDEANEADLGMVTLGPLAAWVRDRGIALEICPSSNLQTGAISAWGEEIDQHPIDLLYQTGFRVTVNTDNRLMSSVTLSDEFELLIDTFDYDLDDLLELTLNAAEAAFLPLEQREALVEQITEAYSELR, encoded by the coding sequence GTGACTACAGCAGCTGAAATTGCCCCCGATGTTCCCTTCGACATTCGCAACCTTCCCAAGGTCTCGCTGCACGATCACCTTGACGGTGGTTTACGCCCGGCGACCATTATTGACTTAGCGGCCAAGGTCGGCCACACCCTGCCCTCGACTGACCCGGTGGCGCTCGCCGAATGGTTCCGTGAATCAGCTGATTCCGGTTCCCTGGTGCGCTACCTTGAGACCTTTGATCACACCATCGCGGTGATGCAAACTCGTGAAGGTCTGCAACGCGTGGCCCGCGAGTTCGTCGAAGATCTGGTCGCTGACGGCGTGGTTTACGGTGAGGTGCGCTGGGCGCCCGAGCAACACCTGAGCCAGGGGCTCAGCCTGGACGAAGCCGTCGAGGCGGTACAGGCTGGCATTGAAGAAGCAGTGGAAGCTAGTGGATACCGGATCCAAATTGGTCAGTTGATCACCGCAATGCGGCATGCCGACCGTGGTCAGGAGATCGCTGAGCTTGCCGTTCGACATCGCGATCGGGGAGCTGTTGGCTTCGATATTGCCGGCGCTGAGGATGGTTTCTTGCCGTCCCGGTTTGCCGAGGCGTTTCGTTACTTGGCTGAGCAGAATTTCCCCACCACGGTGCACGCCGGTGAAGCTGCTGGCCTGGAGAGCATTCAGTCCGCATTGGTCGACGGACGAGCCTTGCGGCTTGGCCATGGCGTGCGGATTGCCGAAGACATCGACGTTGAGTTCACCACCGACGAGGCCAATGAGGCTGACCTGGGCATGGTCACGCTCGGCCCGCTGGCGGCTTGGGTGCGCGATCGAGGCATTGCGTTGGAGATCTGCCCTTCCTCGAACTTACAGACCGGCGCTATCTCGGCGTGGGGTGAGGAGATCGATCAGCACCCCATCGACTTGCTTTACCAAACCGGTTTCCGGGTCACCGTGAACACCGATAATCGACTGATGAGCTCGGTTACCCTGAGCGACGAATTCGAGCTCCTGATCGACACCTTCGATTATGACCTCGATGATTTGCTTGAGCTCACGCTGAACGCTGCCGAGGCGGCTTTCTTACCCCTGGAGCAGCGTGAAGCCCTGGTCGAGCAGATCACCGAGGCCTACTCAGAACTGCGCTGA
- a CDS encoding MazG nucleotide pyrophosphohydrolase domain-containing protein, with product MATLTHQSLLKYLIEESYELVEAIEESHPPAEVRGELGDILLQVVLHARLAEEAGEFVLADVVRGLTEKMVRRNQHVFTPSGELRSEFPATIEQIVTSWHQAKSSEKPERGRFEGIPATLPALALAQKSLQRVAEGFQNREAGAEQTARAEAEIQLGERLLELLRGSPDVDAERALRLAVRRMQESHHE from the coding sequence ATGGCGACGTTAACGCACCAGTCGCTGCTGAAGTACTTGATTGAGGAGAGCTACGAGCTGGTGGAGGCGATTGAAGAATCGCATCCACCAGCCGAGGTTCGCGGCGAATTGGGAGATATTTTGCTGCAAGTGGTGCTGCACGCGAGATTAGCCGAAGAAGCAGGGGAATTCGTGCTCGCCGATGTGGTGCGCGGCTTGACCGAGAAAATGGTGCGCCGCAACCAACACGTCTTTACTCCCAGCGGGGAGCTCAGATCAGAGTTTCCGGCCACTATCGAACAGATCGTGACCAGCTGGCACCAAGCTAAGTCATCTGAAAAGCCGGAGCGTGGGCGTTTCGAGGGTATTCCCGCTACCCTTCCGGCGCTCGCTCTGGCGCAAAAATCGCTACAAAGAGTGGCTGAAGGGTTTCAGAATCGAGAGGCTGGGGCTGAGCAAACCGCTCGAGCTGAGGCCGAAATTCAACTAGGTGAGCGGCTCTTGGAGCTCCTCCGCGGCAGTCCTGATGTTGACGCGGAGCGAGCGCTGCGATTAGCGGTTCGCCGGATGCAGGAGAGCCACCATGAGTGA
- a CDS encoding GNAT family N-acetyltransferase, whose protein sequence is MSERAETEVQGEPELFSVGDVSFRRAVVNDLPGILELLITDQIGASRDGGDLAPYLRAFDLIDADPSQLLLVGVQKSDLVATLQLSFIPGLARRGSLRSQIEAVRVADSLRGSGVGSQMIEWAIAESRRRGCSLVQLTTDKQRVDAHRFYQRLGFEASHEGMKLLL, encoded by the coding sequence ATGAGTGAGAGAGCCGAAACCGAAGTCCAGGGGGAGCCGGAGCTGTTCAGCGTTGGTGATGTTTCATTTCGCCGGGCAGTAGTGAACGATCTGCCCGGTATTTTAGAACTCCTGATTACTGACCAGATTGGCGCCTCGCGTGATGGGGGCGATTTGGCCCCTTATCTGCGCGCTTTTGACCTGATTGATGCCGACCCCAGCCAGTTGCTGTTGGTCGGAGTCCAGAAGAGCGATTTGGTGGCTACCTTGCAGTTGTCATTCATCCCGGGCTTAGCTCGACGGGGATCATTGCGAAGCCAGATTGAAGCGGTCAGAGTTGCCGACAGCTTGCGGGGCAGCGGAGTGGGCAGTCAAATGATTGAGTGGGCGATTGCCGAATCCCGTCGTCGCGGCTGCTCATTGGTCCAATTGACCACCGATAAGCAACGAGTGGATGCGCATCGGTTCTATCAGCGCTTGGGCTTTGAGGCTAGCCATGAAGGTATGAAGCTCCTCCTCTAA
- a CDS encoding PadR family transcriptional regulator, giving the protein MRNENRYQEHRHHHDPRGGDEGNQNFAGRGGRGPRGGGGFGPRGPHRGGRGFGPGFGQGFPPGFGFGPAGRAKKGDVRNAILSLLSQSSYNGYGLIKAIATHSDGAWRPSPGSVYPALTALQGEGLIISVGEGRRTEFELNDAGRAYVSEHHDELAAVWDEVNEEAGVAQDLRMSIGKLMGAVHQISLDGSEEQLRTVTASLDEARRTIYKLLSD; this is encoded by the coding sequence ATGAGAAACGAAAATCGATATCAAGAACACCGCCATCACCATGATCCACGCGGTGGCGACGAAGGAAATCAGAATTTTGCCGGCCGAGGTGGCCGCGGTCCACGAGGTGGCGGTGGCTTTGGCCCCCGTGGACCTCACCGTGGCGGCAGAGGCTTTGGTCCAGGATTCGGCCAGGGCTTCCCACCCGGTTTCGGCTTCGGACCGGCGGGGCGCGCTAAGAAGGGTGATGTCAGAAACGCCATCCTTTCGCTGCTGAGCCAGTCCAGCTACAACGGCTACGGTCTGATCAAGGCGATCGCCACCCATTCTGATGGTGCCTGGCGACCCAGCCCAGGTTCGGTTTACCCGGCGCTGACCGCACTACAGGGAGAAGGTTTGATCATCTCCGTTGGCGAAGGACGACGTACCGAATTCGAGTTGAACGACGCCGGACGCGCCTATGTCTCCGAGCACCACGATGAACTTGCTGCGGTCTGGGACGAGGTCAACGAGGAAGCCGGAGTAGCCCAAGATCTGCGGATGAGCATTGGCAAGCTGATGGGCGCAGTGCACCAGATCAGCCTGGACGGCAGTGAAGAACAACTACGCACCGTCACCGCTTCGCTCGACGAGGCACGGCGCACCATTTATAAGTTGCTCTCGGACTAA
- the eno gene encoding phosphopyruvate hydratase, whose translation MAIIDAIHAREILDSRGNPTVEVEVGLDDGSVGRAAVPSGASTGAFEAVEKRDGEKGRYQGKGVQQAVAAVIDVIAPALLGFDATDQRSIDQTMIDLDGTANKGKLGANAILGVSLAVAAAAADSADLPLYRYLGGPNAHLLPVPLMNILNGGSHADSDVDIQEFMVVPLGAGTFSEALRWGAEVYHELKKVLNEKGLSTGLGDEGGFAPNLPSNRAALDLILEAIKRAGYTPGQDIALALDVASSEFFKDGAYQFEGQSKSAAEMSAYYAELVRDYPLVSIEDPLDEDDWEGWKTLTDEIGDKVQIVGDDLFVTNPERLQRGIDAKTANSLLVKVNQIGSLTETLEAVSLAQRNGYTTITSHRSGETEDTTIADIAVATNAGQIKTGAPARSDRVAKYNQLLRIEEDLDDAARYAGRSAFPRFSAN comes from the coding sequence ATGGCCATTATTGACGCCATTCATGCACGCGAAATTCTGGATTCCCGTGGTAACCCCACGGTTGAGGTCGAGGTTGGACTCGACGATGGTTCGGTGGGCCGGGCTGCGGTTCCCTCCGGCGCCTCTACCGGCGCTTTTGAAGCAGTAGAGAAGCGCGATGGTGAGAAGGGCCGGTACCAGGGCAAGGGTGTGCAGCAAGCGGTTGCTGCGGTCATCGACGTGATCGCGCCAGCACTACTGGGCTTTGACGCCACTGATCAGCGTTCCATCGACCAGACCATGATTGACCTCGACGGCACCGCAAATAAGGGAAAGTTGGGCGCCAACGCGATCCTCGGTGTCTCGCTGGCAGTGGCCGCCGCCGCCGCTGACTCAGCTGATCTGCCGCTTTACCGTTACTTGGGTGGACCGAACGCGCACTTGCTGCCGGTGCCGCTGATGAACATTTTGAACGGCGGTTCGCATGCCGATTCCGACGTCGACATTCAGGAATTCATGGTGGTTCCGCTCGGTGCTGGTACCTTCTCCGAGGCGCTACGTTGGGGGGCCGAGGTCTATCACGAACTCAAGAAGGTGCTCAATGAGAAGGGCTTGTCAACTGGTCTGGGCGACGAAGGTGGCTTCGCGCCGAACCTGCCGTCCAACCGGGCGGCGCTCGATCTGATTCTGGAAGCCATTAAGCGGGCTGGCTACACCCCTGGTCAAGACATTGCGCTGGCACTTGATGTTGCCTCAAGTGAATTCTTCAAGGATGGGGCCTACCAGTTCGAAGGGCAGTCGAAATCTGCAGCCGAGATGAGTGCCTATTACGCCGAGCTGGTTCGCGATTATCCGCTAGTGTCGATTGAAGATCCGCTCGATGAGGATGATTGGGAGGGCTGGAAGACGCTCACCGATGAAATCGGTGACAAAGTGCAGATTGTCGGCGACGACCTGTTCGTCACCAACCCGGAGCGTTTGCAGCGCGGTATTGATGCCAAGACCGCTAACTCTCTGCTGGTTAAGGTCAACCAGATCGGTTCGCTGACCGAGACGCTGGAGGCCGTGTCACTGGCGCAGCGCAACGGTTACACCACGATCACCTCGCACCGTTCTGGTGAAACCGAGGACACCACCATCGCCGATATTGCGGTGGCCACCAACGCCGGTCAGATCAAGACTGGTGCACCGGCTCGTTCGGACCGGGTGGCTAAGTACAACCAGTTGCTCCGCATTGAAGAGGATCTGGACGACGCAGCCCGCTACGCCGGTCGCAGCGCCTTCCCGCGTTTCTCGGCCAACTAG
- a CDS encoding FtsB family cell division protein — protein MATRRPKVPHTSRPTEATSRAAQEQNGPNERTESVAERASAKPKVTVEPITKHKPSTRSGGAGQEKSSAAKPDTSRTVKPANPAKQKLSTQAARARATAASSSAKSAVRTVRQSVQRKGSTAKAAAAPVPARSFSGRLIALLVVFAAVAVILAPSLNTYLQQRANIASLKAEIAAEQQQQKDLQNQISRWNDPAYIKQQARDRVNMMMPGETGYWVYGGSDTPAAPQQAGTSSNPDSLPWTEGLWQSIVRSATE, from the coding sequence ATGGCCACACGTCGTCCCAAGGTGCCGCACACCTCTCGACCGACCGAGGCGACATCGCGAGCAGCGCAAGAGCAAAACGGCCCGAACGAGCGGACGGAGTCGGTGGCTGAAAGGGCTTCAGCGAAACCGAAAGTCACGGTAGAACCGATAACGAAGCACAAGCCCTCGACGAGGTCTGGCGGCGCGGGTCAAGAGAAGTCGTCGGCTGCGAAGCCTGATACCTCGCGAACGGTCAAACCAGCCAATCCAGCAAAACAAAAGCTCAGTACCCAGGCGGCCAGGGCTAGGGCGACAGCTGCCAGTTCGAGTGCGAAATCAGCGGTGCGAACGGTTCGGCAATCTGTGCAACGCAAAGGTTCAACGGCAAAAGCCGCGGCTGCCCCGGTTCCCGCTCGTTCTTTTTCCGGTCGCCTGATTGCTTTGCTCGTGGTCTTTGCCGCCGTTGCCGTGATCCTGGCACCCTCACTGAACACGTATCTGCAGCAAAGGGCGAATATCGCCTCGCTCAAGGCCGAGATCGCTGCCGAACAACAGCAGCAGAAAGATCTGCAAAATCAGATCTCGCGCTGGAATGATCCGGCCTATATCAAGCAACAAGCCCGGGATCGGGTTAATATGATGATGCCTGGTGAGACAGGTTATTGGGTCTATGGCGGCTCTGACACCCCGGCGGCACCGCAGCAAGCGGGAACTAGCAGCAACCCGGATTCGCTGCCCTGGACTGAGGGTCTCTGGCAATCAATTGTCAGATCTGCGACCGAGTAG